Below is a genomic region from Drosophila kikkawai strain 14028-0561.14 chromosome X, DkikHiC1v2, whole genome shotgun sequence.
cacatgTTGATCATGCATGAAAGCGAACCGCTGTCCCCACTTATCACCCCCTTCCTCTGGGCTTCCTTGGTTTTCCATGGTTCCCGTTCCCCATGGTTCCATATATGTCCATGTACATATGCATGTGTGTACGTAGCACCCCCTTCTTCTGGTGGTGTTCGGTCCCTTTCCCAGCTTTCCCAGAAGAGTAGCTAGCAGCACGCACCGGAAACATCGTTAAATGCGTAACAAGGcgctttttaatttaaccgaACCAAATAgaaagcattaaataaatggaATTGTGTGCATATGCAAAACAGTTGGACGCAACCAGCGTTATCTCtgcacaaaaaatacaactgaaaaacaagaaaaacaaaaagttactGAGAGAGTGACAAAGCGCGGCTTAATTGAAAGTGTCATTGATTCAATACGCGCAGCATATGATGGTCGGTTCTTGTTTTTACTGGGCAACGGAAAGACGGGTGTAACTCGGCAGTgaatatggaaatataaatGGAAATGCGATTGGGAACTTGAACGGGAACCATTTGATTCAATTTGTGTCGTCGGGCACTGTAGCCATCGCTTTCGCCTCTTATCAATTCGAAGagaaaggaaaatgaaaatttaattggtcGTAAAAAAGTGCATTAATGTTAATGTCGCTGATACCTCCTTACAGCCCTTGTTCGCAACGATAACAATTACAAATTCAAAGAGGCCTTTTGCTAAGAGCGAGATTTCGAAAAAAGACTGTTTCGGAACCCAGAACTTGTGTATGTATGTTATGTGTAAGGCCTCAAGCAGATAAGAAATCGCTTTCAAAAACTCACTGACAGCATATCAAAaccattatttatttcaaaatcaGAAATAAGACACTAACAAGGGCGACAATCGGTTTTGGTTATCGAATTACGGCTCTAATCAAACTATACATGTGTTAATCGCTTTCAGTCAAGTTTTGTATGTAATCAAAACGCGTTTTCCttaataaaaagtaaacacTTTTCTTCAATAAACCGAATAATATAAGTTTATCAATGTGTTCAGgttttattcaaaattcatGACAGGTTTTATCACAACTTAATCATCAAACACGGTAGCAAACTTTATGTTAATAGCTTTTCTCGCATGTTAGTCCACAGACCAAGGAAAAGACAGATTAAGTCGAATAACTCCCTCACCAGACATACAATAGCCAAATTGCAGTTTTCCGATtagttaaaaatgtataaaaactgTATTTTCCCGACTGGCTTTACCAGAATCAGCTGGCTGGGATTATTCATTACTAACCAAAAACCCATAATATTCCGGAATCTTAATCACTCTCATTCACATTAAACGCTCTCCGATATCAGTGCTGATAGGTCTGCGTGTATTAAGTTAAAGAAACTGCATTTCCATACAAAGAACGTGACTAAGAAGAAAGaccatttaaatgcaaaatgaaTACGttgatttaataaaaagaaagccGCAGAAACTGGTCGATTCTGAGTCATCAGTACTAACTTTACCTGATTTTCAGAGATGCCATTACTATTTAGTTTTAAGCAAATTGCAAGTATTTGTTAGCTAGCGACtccaataataaattaaaacggAACTGTAAAACGAGTAAAATTATCATTTAATTATATCTTTCAGTTGTAAGGCCTTAAAGCCATCTGACCGTTATAATTTTCGGCACCGACGACTCCTTAATTATCCTTTCATGTTCCCGGTCGGCGCTGACATTGATCTCCATTTGAATCCTgatttgataataaataatcttGTGGCCATCAATCACTACACAGTCACAGTCAGCAGCTATTTGATATGTGTATGTCATGCTGTGTTATCCAAAGCCACAGAAAGAGCCGTTCGCCTTGCTGCCGACTGATGAGGAAATTGGAGGAAACCGAAAACCGGAAAACTAGAAATGTTGCGATGAAAAATTCGtacaaatgtttaatttaaattcgtGCGAAAACTGGCTCGGTTGGGATCGGATCTCGATCATTACGATGGCCAGTTAACCGGCCGAGCTCGATCTTATAACGAAATCAGTCCGCATAAATCAAATGTCTCGGATGCGATATCTCACGGAATAGGTCGTTGTCGCTGTCGTTGCCAGTGGGAGTATGCAGACTTCCTCGCTAATCCCGGCTACAGGATCGGCTTAGATCGAGTTTTTCCACAGTTCAGCCTGCACTGAGCTAAACTCCAGTGAAGCAAACTGGGCTATATTGCATCCGCAATGCAGAAATTagttaaatgttttaagtcgTCTCACGTACTTATTTATGTGCGTCCATTCATTCATCCAGAGCTTTTCATTTTCACGCGATGGAAACTTGATTTCGGTGATTATATGTATTTcctttatatatgtatttcctTACACACAGAAAAATGCATTGGGAATGGGTCACCATGTTGTTGTATACTTATAAATTCTTCAATTTATTCGTAATTATCAGAATTACATTCCCAATAATGGCAGATTAATTCACATTACCAGGTTTTCTGGACCCTTGGTACAATTAAATCCAAGTTCCGGGCTTCCCCTCTAATTGGAATAATTAATtaggtatatatattaatacacATCCGGTTATCTAATCTTTAAAAGAGCCCCACGAGATTATCAGAAATTATGCGGGCTCAAGTAGTGCACTCTTGATGATTCAAACAATATatcttataataattataaactgCATAAATCCTGctcagaaatatatacaatatcaATGTGATTAAACTTTGGGTTTAAGTTAAACAAAGAGAGGACAGCTGGTTTGCAAATGGGGATTAGTCCTGCTCTCAACATCGCTAATGCTGCCTTTTCGATTTCATTGTTTCTTCCAGAATGGACATGGAAATGACGATGAACCTGGAGACGACGGACATGCAGATGGATGCCCCAGCGGCCACGCAGTCGATCTACCCGCATTCGGCGACATTGTTCGCCGCCATTAGTGCCTGCGTCTTTGTGACGATCGGTGTGCTGGGTGAGTaatcctcctccttctcctgcaTCTCCTGCCCACTAACCTGCTTGGCTTGACATTGCACGCAGGTAACCTGATCACCCTGCTGGCGCTGCTCAAGAGCCCCACGATACGGGAGCATGCCACCACTGCCTTCGTCATATCGCTGAGCATCTCGGACCTGCTCTTCTGCTCCTTCAGTCTGCCGCTGACAGCGGTGCGATTCTTCCAGGAGGTGAGTGTAATAGTCGAGCTGAGAGGATAATAGTGTCATTTATAATCGTTGCTTATTATTTAAACCAGAGCTGGACATTTGGCACCACTTTGTGCAAGATCTTTCCCGTGATCTTCTACGGCAACGTGGCCGTTTCACTCCTCAGCATGGTGGGCATCACCCTGAACAGGTAAACCAAAATCCCCTCTCCGCTCCGGCTCAAATCAGCTAATCCTCCACGTTGAAACCTAATCCCCTGGACAGATATATACTCATCGCTTGCCATAGCCGATACTCGCAGATATACAAGCCCAAGTTCATAACCCTCCAGCTGCTGTTTGTGTGGGCCGTTTCCTTTCTGCTTTTGGTGAGTACAAAGAAGAGGAAGTGAGATTTCCAGATAGAAATGTCTTTAGGGTGATTTTCAATCgctaataaaaacattaaagacatgctactaaaaaataatacattttcctGCAGCTGCCACCCATTCTCGGCATTTGGGGTGAAATGGGACTGGACGAAGCCACATTCTCCTGCACGATCCTTAAGAAGGAGGGACGATCGATCAAGAAGACACTGTTCCTGATTGGATTCCTGCTGCCCTGCCTGGTGATCATCGTCTCGTACTCCTGCATCTACATTACTGTGCTGCACCAAAAGAAGAAGATCCGCAGCCACGACAACTTTCAGATTGGAGCGAATGCGGCGGGCAAGGGATCCTCGGCAGGCGGCTCCTATGTGACCACCACAAGTACGAGAAAGGCGCGCGAAGACAACCGACTGACCGTAATGATGGTCACCATCTTCCTGTGTTTCCTCATCTGCTTCCTGCCGCTGATGCTGGCCAATGTGGTGGACGATGAGCGAAAGACCTCGTATCCCTGGCTGCACATCATCGCCTCGGTGATGGCCTGGGCCTCCAGCGTCATTAATCCAATCATTTATGCGGCCAGCAATCGCAACTACAGGTAGGATTCATTCACCTTAATCGATGTCCATAACTCGTTAATTGCAATAATTACTGTCTTACAGGGCGGCCTACTTCAAGATCTTTGCGCTGCTCAAGTTCTGGGGCGAGCCGCTGTCGACGACGGCAAGTAGAAACTATCACCAAAGCAAAAACTCCAAGGAGCTGTCGGGCGTGATCCGCAGCACGCCGCTCTTCCACGCTGTGCAGAAGAATAGTATTAACCAAATGTGCCAAACATATTCAGTATGATCGAATCGAATCAGAGTCGGAATCAGTGTCGAGTCTTTGCATTAAGAACTTGTAATTCGTTTATCaactataattaattattaccgtttaatttataaatatacgCATCGATGTATGGCTGCGCTTACATCAaagacaaatatatatacgtaGACCAATTGAGAAATGCTAGTGTTTTTCAATCTCTGTGTAAAGTTCTAATGAAAAACTGTTTAAAATTCGATTAGCAAATACACTGTCATATAAGACGGCCTTCTACTAGAACGCCTAATCAAGAAACACATTAAGGAACTACCAGTAGAAACTTTGAAaacctaaaatatttatatccaTGCTGCTTATTGAGTGTCTTCCGATAAAGGAGTGATGGGTGCACGAAATCATTGGTCTGTCTTCCATATTTATATGATTAAACAACTTCAAGTTGCAAGTCAGATTAGCGGAGCTTTTCAAGAGAATTTACAAGTAACCACCGACCATAGGCACATGACAACTATAGAGGCAAgtactttttgtttagtgAACGTCATTTAGttattaaaaatcataaagaGAGTAAGCCTCTACTCCTCTAGTTTTCAGCTAGCAAATGCGCGCCATTTTCCGGTTCAGTGGACAGCTTACAAAGCTTGTTTCAATAGTAGAATCATTGCATCCACGTGACAGACACTCGCGGTTCTCTTATTCACAgacaaaaaaaacataacaaaTAGCACACAGTTTTTCGtttcactttaaaaaaaaggttttatttcttttcttcATCTGGAGAACCTTAACGCACACTATATAGACAACCGAAAACGATCCACGGTCTAGGCCTTGAGGGCGAACTTGCGCTGTGGGAAGATGGAGCGCTTGCGGATCTCCTTCAGGGTCTTGCGGTTGGCGTCGCGCGGCGACAGAGCCTTGCGGATGGCGCGGGTCTTCTTCTTGCGCAGATCCAGGGGCTTGTACTTCTTGTTCTTGAAGACCTTACGCAGATTCTCCTTCTGCTTCTGGTGCATCACAATGTAGACGCGAGCGATGGCCTTGCGCACAACGCGGCTGT
It encodes:
- the Tre1 gene encoding protein trapped in endoderm-1, which codes for MDMEMTMNLETTDMQMDAPAATQSIYPHSATLFAAISACVFVTIGVLGNLITLLALLKSPTIREHATTAFVISLSISDLLFCSFSLPLTAVRFFQESWTFGTTLCKIFPVIFYGNVAVSLLSMVGITLNRYILIACHSRYSQIYKPKFITLQLLFVWAVSFLLLLPPILGIWGEMGLDEATFSCTILKKEGRSIKKTLFLIGFLLPCLVIIVSYSCIYITVLHQKKKIRSHDNFQIGANAAGKGSSAGGSYVTTTSTRKAREDNRLTVMMVTIFLCFLICFLPLMLANVVDDERKTSYPWLHIIASVMAWASSVINPIIYAASNRNYRAAYFKIFALLKFWGEPLSTTASRNYHQSKNSKELSGVIRSTPLFHAVQKNSINQMCQTYSV
- the RpL35 gene encoding large ribosomal subunit protein uL29, which translates into the protein MVKVKCSELRTKDKKELTKQLEELKTELLSLRVAKVTGGAPSKLSKIRVVRKAIARVYIVMHQKQKENLRKVFKNKKYKPLDLRKKKTRAIRKALSPRDANRKTLKEIRKRSIFPQRKFALKA